The region AAGGCGCAGGAAGTGCTGGAGGTCGAGCAGGCCGAACGCATGATGAAGCGCTTCCAGAAGGGCCTGTTCAACATGAACGACCTCAGGAACCAGCTTGAGCAGATGCAGAAGATGGGCGGGATGCAGTCCATCATGTCGATGATGCCGGGCATGGGCAAGATGGCCAAGCAAGCCGAAGAGGCCGGCATGGATGACAGCGCCATCCGCCGCCAGATCGCGCTGATCAACTCGATGACCAAGAAGGAACGGGCCAATCCCGACCTGCTGCAGGCCAGCCGCAAGAAGCGCATCGCCGCCGGCGCCGGCCTGGACGTGGCGGAACTGAACCGGCTTCTGAAGATGCAGCGCCAGATGGGCGACACGATGAAGAAGCTCGGCAAGATGGGCAAGGGGGGCATGCTGAAACAGGCCATGCGCGCGATGCAAGGGAAGGGCGGCGGTCTGCCCGACATGGCGAATGTCGATCCGGCGAAAATGGCCGAGGCGACCAAGATGCTGCAGGACCCCAAGGGGCTGGGCGGTCAACTGGGCGGTGCAGGGCTGCCGGCGGGTCTGTCGGGGCTGTTCGGGAAGAAGTAATGACCACCCTCTCCGTCGATATTCCGGTGATCGAAACCGAACGCCTGATCCTGCGCGAACCGCGCCTGTCGGATCTGGATGCGATGATCGCATTCGGCGTCTCGGACAGGACGCAATATGTCGGCGGCAAATTCGAACCCTGGCAAAGCTGGGGCGCGCTCAACGCCAGCATCGGCCATTGGATCACCCGTGGTTTCGGCTGGTGGATGCTGGAAGACAAGGCCAGCGGCCAGACGGCTGGCCGTGTGGGCGTGGGTTACCACCTCGACTGGCCCGAGCCGGAACTGGGCTGGCATATCTATGAAGGTTTCGAGAGCAAGGGCCTTGCCCATGAGGCCGCGCTGGCCGCCCGAAACCATGCGCAGGGCCAGATGGGCCTTGGTCCGCTGATCTCGCTGATCGATCACGGCAATATCCGGTCGCAGCGCCTTGCCGAGCGCCTTGGCGCGGTGATCGAAACTCCGGACTTCCGGATCCGTGGCGCAAGCTGCGCGATCTACCGCCACCCGGCAGGTGTCGTATGAGTGCCCCGACCCTGACCACCGGCCGGCTGACCCTGCGCCCGCATGACATGACGGACTTCCCGGCCTATTCCGCAGTCATGCAATCGGATCGCGCCATCCATATGGGTGGCCCATATGATCTGGCTCATGCCTGGATGTGGTTCGCCTCGGACGTTGCGCAATGGCCGCTCAAGGGCTGCGGCGCGCTGGCAGTCACCGAAACCGCGACCGGCCGGCTGGTCGGGCAGGTGATCCTGAACGACCTGCCGCATTACCCCGAACGTGAAATCGGCTGGCTGGCCTTTGATGAAGGGCAGGGCTACCTGACCGAGGCCGCCGCGCGCCTGCGGGACTATGCCTTTGACGATCTGGGCTGGCCCACGCTGGTCAGCTATATCGATGCGGATAACAGCCGCTCGATCGCGCTGGCACGCCGCCTTGGCGCCCAGCTTGATGCCGCCGCCGCCCGCCCCGGCCCGGAAGACCTCGTTTTCCGCCATGCGAGGACTGTCGCATGAGGGCCGCATTCATCTTGGCACAAATATCCTCGGGGGTCCGGGGGCAGACAGCCCCCGACTTCACCCTGATCGCCACGCCAGCCATCGGAGCCAGCGCATGACTGACGCAACCACCCGCGCCGCGAGCCTGCTGAAAGAGCATCGCGCCAGCATCGACCGGCTGGACGCGATCATCGTCTATACGCTGGCCGAGCGCTTCAAGCATACCCAATCCGTCGGCCGCCTGAAGGCCGAACATGATCTTCCGCCGTCCGATCCTGCCCGCGAGGCTGTCCAGATCGAGCGGCTGGAACGCCTCGCGCGCGAGGCCGACCTGGACCCGGAATTCGCGCGCAAATTCCTCAATTTCGTGATCGCGGAAGTCATCCGCCACCACGAAACCTTCCAATCCTAGGGTGGGGCTATCCCCCACCGCACCACGCCATTCTAAAGGAGAATCCCAATGGCAATGAAGATCCGTCTGGCCCGTGGCGGCAGCAAAAAGCGCCCGCATTACGCCATCGTCGCCACCGATTCGCGCATGCCGCGCGATGGCCGCTTCCTCGAGAAGCTGGGCACCTATAACCCGCTGCTGCCGAAAGACAGCGAAGACCGCATCAAGATGGACATCGAGCGCGTGCAGCACTGGCTGGGCCAGGGCGCGCAGCCGACCGACCGCGTGGCCCGCTTCCTGGAAGCTGCCGGCGTTACCGCCAAGACCGAGCGCAAGAACCTGAAGAAGGGCGAGCCCGGCAAGGCTGCCAAGGAGCGCGCCGAGAAGAAAGCCGCGCGCGCTGCTGCTCCGGCCGAAGAAAGCGCCGAGTAAGCCATGGCCTCGGCGGGCCGCATCTGTGTCGGCGCGATCGCGGGCGCCTTTGGCGTCCGTGGCGAGGTGCGGCTGAAAAGCTTCACCTCGGAACCGCGCGACATTGCAAGTTACGGCCCTCTGAGCAGTGAAGACGGCAAACGGTCCTTCACCATCAGCCTGACCCGGCCCGTTACCGGCGGGTTCGGGGCAAGGCTGACCGGCGTCGACACGCGCGAGGCGGCCGAGGCGCTGAAGGGCGTCACGCTCTGGGCGCCGCGCGAGGTGTTGCCGAGCCTTCCCGACGATGAGTTCTACCACACCGACCTGATCGGGCTCGAGGTGGTGGATACCGGCGGGCAGGCGCTTGGCCGGGTTCGCGCCATCTATGACCATGGCGCGGGTGATATTCTGGAAGTGGTGGGCCGCGAGATCCTGCTGCTGCCCTTCACCCGTGCGGTGGTGCCGACGGTCGACCTGACCGCCGGCCGCATCGTCGCCGACCCCCCGGGCGAGGATAATGATCCAGCCGAAGGAGAGGGCGCATGAGCCGCGATCCGCTGACCCTGGCTCTGGCGCTTGGCATGTTGGCTGGGCCGCTGCTCCAAGGGTTGACCGGCCAGTCAGATCCGCTGGCCTATATCTTCGCCATCCTCATCTCGGTCGCGCTGCTGCGCCCGCCGGTGCAAAGCTCGGGCCGCGAGGTCGGGGTGTTCGTGGTGGGTTTCCTTGTCATCGGGGGCCTGTCGCTGGGGCTCTGGTGGCTGGGCGGGCGTCTGGGGTCGCTGGCCGGGTTGCCCAACTGGCTGCCGGTGGGCGTCACGGTGGTCTTCGTTCTGGCCGCCATGGCGCGCCGGCACCTGATGCCGCCGGGGCCGGGCGCGTGAGCGACACGCCGTCGAAATCTCACGGAAGACTGACCATCCGTCCCAGCCTGAAGCCGCGTGAACTGATCACCGAGCCGCAGGTGAAAGGGGCGTGGACGGTGAACATCGTCACGCTGTTTCCCGAAGCCTTTCCCGGCACGCTTGGCCTGTCGCTGACCGGCAAGGCGCTGGCCGAGGGGCTGTGGAACCTGCGCACCATCCCGCTGCGCGAGCATGGTATCGGCAAGCATCGCAATGTCGATGACACGCCGGCAGGGGGCGGGGCCGGGATGGTGATCCGTCCCGACGTGATGGCCTCGGCACTGGATCAGGCCGATCCGCGGCTGCCGGTGCTCTATCTCTCGCCGCGCGGACGGCCCTTCACCCAAGCCCGCGCCCGTGCGCTGGCGGAGGGTCCGGGCGCCACCCTGATCTGCGGTCGCTTCGAGGGCGTGGACCAGCGGGTGCTCGAGGCGCGCGGCATCGAAGAGGTCAGCATCGGAGACTATGTCCTGACCGGTGGAGAGCTTGCAGCACAGGTCTTGATCGACGCGACGGTTCGCCTTATACCGCGCGTGCTGGGGAATCAGGCGTCACTGACCGAGGAATCCTTTTCCGAAGGTTTGCTTGAGCACCCGCAATATACTCGCCCCGCCGAGTGGGAAGGCCGCAGGATCCCCGATGTCGTCATGTCGGGAAATCACGCGGCCATTGCTGCTTGGAGGCGCGAACAGGCCGAAAGCCTGACCAAGGAACGCCGCCCCGACCTGTGGCGGGCATTTGCGGAGACGCAAGTGGACCCGACAAAGGACCGACAGCTCTCGGGCGCATCAGACCAATCGCGGGGCTACCGCGAGCATGAAAAGGACTAATGCGATGAACCTGATCGCCCAACTGGAAGCCGAGCAGATCGCCGAGCTTGGCAAGACCATTCCGGACTTCAAGGCCGGCGACACCATCCGTGTCGGCTACAAAGTGACCGAAGGCACCCGCACCCGGGTGCAGAACTATGAAGGCGTCTGCATCAGCCGCAAGGGTGGCAGCGGCATCGCCGCCAGCTTCACCGTGCGCAAGATCAGCTTTGGCGAGGGCGTCGAGCGCGTCTTCCCGCTGTACTCGACCAACATCGACTCGATCGAAGTGGTCCGCCGCGGTCGTGTGCGTCGCGCCAAGCTGTACTACCTGCGCGACCGTCGCGGCAAGTCGGCCCGTATCGCCGAGAAAACCAACTACAAGCCCAAGTCGGGCGCTGACGCGAAAGCCTGAGGAGACCTCTGATGCGGAAAGACATTCATCCCGATTACCACATGATCGAGGTCAAGATGACGGACGGCACCACCTTTTCGGTGCGGTCGACCTGGGGCAAGGAAGGCGACACCATGTCGCTGGACATCGACCCGACCTCGCACCCCGCCTGGACCGGCGGCTCGGCCAAGCTGATGGATACCGGCGGCCGCGTGTCGAAGTTCAAGAACAAATACGCCGGCCTCGGCTTCTGAGAAGCCCGACCTGTGTGATTACGCGAACGCCGCCCCTTGGGGCGGCGTTCTTCGTAGGGCAGGGATGACGGCTGAAGGATCAGAGGGAGGTCGTCAGCGATGCCCACCACCCTTTCGGGGCAGCCCCTCCGATCGGGTGTCCGGTGATCTCGCGCTCGCCCGCCTCGATGGTAACGCGGCCGTCGCGGAAGCGGCGCAGCACCGGCCCCTGCGCCGATCGCTGGCCGCTGAGCTCGATGGTGGCAAAGCCCAGATCGCGGCTCCTTGCCGCCGGCGGGGGTGACTGGAACAGCTCGGGCAGAAGCGGGGTCACATGGGCGGTGAAGCCCTGGGAGATGATCGCGTTCATTGCGGCTGTCCTTCCAGGGGCGTGGCGCGGGTGGTCCAGTGCATCGTGTCGCGGTTGCGCAGCAACTCGGCGCTGGCGGCGGCCGGGTCCCGGGTCATGACCGTCACCGGGATGCCGGCGATGCAGTGGTGCCGGCCCGAGTCACGGTCGATCAGGTCGACCGCGAAGACCGGAGGCAGCGGGCGCATGGCCTGGTAGGCGGCACCGGCAAAGGCGGTCAGGTGGTTCAGCATCGTCATGGCGGATACTCCGTCGTTGCTCTGTCAGCTTGCGCTGACAGGTTTATTACGACTGATCGTATCGTGTTTATCAAGAAAAAACGACCTATGAAGTCGAGATTCTTGCAGGGCCTTGATTTCTCAACCTTCGGGCGAGGCTTCCGCCGGGTCGGTCAGCAGTTTGTGGCCCGGCTCACCGACCAGATCGGCCAGGGTCAGCGATTCGACCAGCAGGAGATAGGACCAGAAAATGCCGCTGAACATGCGCCTGAGCTGGCAGGTCGCCTCGTCAACGCAATCCTCGCAGCGTTGATAGGCGCTGCGCGACAGGCAGGGCAGGGGCGCGAGCGGCCCCTCGATCCGGCGCATCAGCGGCTCCAGCGGCACCTCGCCCGGATCGCGGATCATCCGGTAGCCACCCTTGCGCCCGCGGATCGAGGCGATGATCCCGGCGTCACGGATCTGCAGCAGGATATGCTCGAGAAACCGTTTCGGCGCGCCAGAGCGCCGGGCGATTTCCTCGATCTGCAGGGCTCCGTTCGGGCCGGCGCGTTCTTCCGCCAGCACGATCAAGGCCTTGAGCGCATATTTCATCTTCTGGGTAATCATGTTCCATTCCTAGGCATCGCCGCGCCATCCGGCAAGGGTGATGCGGGATTTCGAGGTGGATTACCTGCCACGGTTCTGCCTTGGCCCGCTTCCCAACCCCGCGCGCTTCTCCTATGGTCCGATCCGTTCGCAGGCCGGAGGATTCGTGGCGCATATCATCGTTGTCGGGAACGAAAAGGGCGGCTCGGGCAAGTCCACCACCTCGATGCATGTGGCCACCGCGCTGGCGCGGATGGGACACCGGATCGCCGGGTTGGATCTGGACGTGCGCCAGCGCAGCTTTGGCCGCTACCTGGAAAACCGCATGGCCTTCATGGCGCGCGAGGGGATCGAGCTGCCGACGCCCGAACTGGCCTTCATGGCCGAGGGCGCCGATCCGCTGAGCCCGGTACTGGCCGAGCTGGACCCGCGCTGCGATTTCATCCTGCTGGACTGCCCCGGTTCGCATACCAAGCTGAGCCAGATGGCCCATGCGTTGGCCGATACGCTGATCACGCCGCTGAATGACAGTTTCATCGATTTCGACCTTCTGGCACATATGTCGCCCGATGGCGATGTGCTGGGGCCGTCGATCTATGCCGAGATGGTCTGGGCGGCGCGGCAGATGCGCGGGCAGGCCGGGGCCGGGCCGATCGACTGGCTGGTGCTGCGCAATCGCCTTGGCACGCAGGCCATGCACAACAAGCGCAAGGTCGGTGACGCGCTGACCAACCTGTCGCGGCGCATCGGTTTCCGGGTGGCGCCGGGCTTTTCCGAACGGGTCATCTTCCGCGAGCTTTTCCCGCGCGGGCTGACGCTTCTGGACCTCAAGGACATCGGCACCGAGGCGCTGAACATGTCCAATATCGCCGCCCGGCAAGAGCTGCGTGACCTGATCGCGGAACTGAAGCTGCCCAACGTCACGGTCACATTCTGAACTGGTTTCCGCTGCGTCAGGCACGGCAAGGTGACCGATTCCCGGCGATCTGACCGCTCTGGGCCATTGAGGGCAATTACGTTTGCCCTCATTGTTCGCGGGGCCGATCCGGCCTAAGTAAATGGTTCTTACATTTCGGCCCCGGGTGATCCGGGCTGTAGGATGATGGGGGCGAGTGCCGCGTGAAGACCTATCTGCTCATCGCCATGGCGGCCCTCGCGCTGTCCCGACCGGTCTGGGCCGAGGTCAGCGCCGCGACCACGACGACCGAACCCTCTATTCCGTCCGTGACCGTTGCCACGGCCGCAATGACCGAGATGCAGGCGCGGGTGCTTCTATCGGGTACGCTGGTCGCGCGGCAGGAGGCGCTGATCTTTCCGCAGGTTTCGGGTTTCGAGATCACCGAGTTGCTGGTCGAGGCCGGCGATACGGTCGAGACCGGGCAGGTGCTTGCGCGGCTGAGCCGTGACACGCTGGCGGCGCAGCTGGCGCAGGCCGAGGCCGAATATCAGCGCGCCGAGGCCAGCGTCAGCCAGGCGCAAAGCGCCATTGCCAGCGCCGAGGCGACGCGCGTGCAGGCCGTGGCCACGCTGGACCGCGTACGGCGGCTGCGCAGCAGCGGCAGCGCCTCGCAGGCGGCGCTGGATGACGCGGTTGCCGCCGAGGCCGGGGCGCAGGCACAGGCGGCCTCGGCCGCCGACGGGCTGGCGGTCGCACGCGCCGCACTGGCGCAGGCCGAGGCAGCGCGGGGCATCGCCCGCCTTAACCTCGCGCGCACCGATATCACCGCGCCCACCGATGGGGTGATCGTCGAGCGGCAGGCCGAACTGGGGGCGATTGCCGGCTCGGGCGGCGATCCGTTGTTCCGGCTGATAACCGGGGGCGAGATCGAGCTGTCGGCAGAAGTGATCGAGACGGCGCTGCATCAGCTGTCGGTTGGCGATCCGGCCGAGATCGAGGTGGCGGGCGTCGGACTGGTTCAGGGTCGGGTGCGCCTTTTGCCGGCGCGGGTCGATCCGGTGACCCGGCTTGGCAGCCTGCGCATTGCGCTGGACCCTGATCCCGGCCTGCGCACCGGGCTTTTCGCCAATGGCGCGGTGATCACCGCCCGGCGCGAAGCGGTGGCGGTGCCGGCACCGGCGGTCCTGGCCGACGACGAGGGCGAATGGGTGCTGCTGGTCCGTGACGGCACGGTCGAGCGGCGCGAGGTCAAGGCCGGGATCCTGTGGCAGGCGCAGCGCGAGATTGTCACTGGGCTTGAGGCCGGCGAGACCGTCATTGCCCGCTCGGGTGCCTTCTTCCGCGATGGTGACCGGGTGAAGCCGGTGACGGCGAAGGGGGCGCAGCCTGCCGCGGCGGAGGCGGTCGAGGCGGAGGTGGGCGGAGAGAAGCCATGAACCTCTCGACCTGGTCGATCAAGCATCCGGTCCCGCCCATTGCCATCTTCCTGGTGCTGCTGATCGTCGGGCTGTTCAGCTTTCAGCGCCTGCCGGTCACGGCCATGCCGAATATCGACCTGCCCATCGTCAATGTCACCGTGGTCCAGCCGGGTGCCGCACCCTCGGAATTGACGGCGCAGATCATCCAGCCGATCGAGGACAGCATCGCTGCCGTCACTGGCGTGCGCCACATCCATTCGACGGCCAGCGACAGCGCCGCCACCATCACTGTCGAATTCGAGCTGGAAATCGACAGCGACCGGGCGGTGAATGACATCAAGGACGCGGTGTCGAATGTCCGCAGCGACCTGCCCGAAAGCATCGTCGAGCCGATCGTGCAGCGCGTCGATGTCGAAAGCTTTCCGATCCTGACCTATGCGGTCAGCGACCCGACCCAGACAATCGAGGAGCTGTCGCGCTTCGTCGATGACGTGATCGACCGTGAATTGTCGACCGTCGATGCTGTCGGCAAGACCGAGCGGATCGGCGGGGCCGAGCGCGAGATCAAGGTGGAACTGGACCCCGACCGACTGCTGGCGCAGGGGCTGACCGCGGCCGAGATCTCGAACCAGCTGGTCGCCAAGAACATCGACCTGGGCGGCGGGCGCGGCGATCTGGCGGGCAGCGAGTATTCCATCCGCACGCTTGGCGCGGCCAATACGGTCGAACTGCTGGCTGCTACCCCCATCGCCATCGCCAATGGCGCGACGATCCGGCTGGACCAGCTGGGCGAGGTGATCGACGGCGCCAGCGAGGAGCGCAGCTTTGCCCTGCTGAACGGCCAGCCGGTCGTGGCCTTCGGCGTCTATCGCGCCAGCGGTAAATCCGATCTGGTGGCGGGCGATGGTACCAAGGCCAAGCTGGCCGAGATCGCCGGCCGCTATCCCGATACCCGCATCACCCTGATCGACGATTCCACCACCTACACCTCGTCCAGCTATCACAGCGCGATGGAGACGCTGTATGAGGGCGCGGCGCTGGCGGTGATCGTGGTCTTCCTGTTCCTCAGGAACTGGCGCGCCACCCTGATCGCAGCCGTGGCGCTGCCTTTGTCGATCATCCCGACCTTCTTCGTCATGGACTGGCTGGGCTTCACCCTGAACGGGATCAGCCTCTTGGGGATCACGCTGGTCACCGGCATTCTGGTTGATGATGCCATCGTCGAGATCGAGAACATCGTCCGGCATATCAACATGGGCATGCCGCCCTATGAGGCCAGCGAGGAAGCCGCGACCGAGATCGGCATGACCGTCATCGCCATCAGCTTTTCCATCGTCGCGGTCTTTGCCCCGGTCAGCTTCATGGGCGGGATTCCGGGGCAGTATTTCAAGCAGTTCGGCCTGACCGTCGCGGTCTCGGTGCTGTTCTCGCTTCTGGTGGCGCGGATCATCACGCCGATGCTGGCGGCCTATTTCATCCGCGACCGCGCCCATCCCGAGGTGCAGCGCGACGGGTTCATGATGCGCGGGCTGATGCGCATCCTGCGCTGGACCATGCGTCATCGCGGGCTGACCCTGCTGGCGGGGCTTGGGGTCTTTGCCGGCTCGATCTTCTCGGCGACGCTGCTGCCGACCGAGTTCATCCCGGCCTCGGATTACGGGCGCAGCCAGATCGAGCTGGAACTGCCGCCCGGATCGACCATCGGCGAGACCGAGGATGCGGCACGGGCGATCAGCGCCATGGTCCGCGAGACGCCCGAGGTGCAATCGGTCTTCGTCAATGGCGGCGGCGCGGCGATCACCAAGTCACGGCTGATGATCAACTACGGCCCCAAGGATTCGCGCGAACGCAGCCAGTTCGTGCTGGAGGCCGAGTTGAAGGACCGGCTGGCCGATGTGCCCGACCTGCGCATCAATTTCCAGAACGAGAACGGCCAGAACGACTTCACCATCAGCGTGCTGGGCGAAACCGAGGAAGGTGCGGCGCTTGCGGCCGAGCGTCTGGTCGAGAAGATGAAGACGCTGCCGAGCCTCGAGGGGGTCACCTCCTCGGCCAGCCTGCAGCGGCCCGAGATCCAGATCCTGCCGCGTGCCGATGTCGCGGCGCAACTGGGCGTCTCGGCCAGCGCGCTTGCGACAACGCTGCGCGTGGCGACGCTGGGGGATACGGAATCGAACCTCGCCAAGTTCAACACAGGGCAGGAGCAGGTGCCGATCGTGGTGCGGCTGAACCGCGCAGCGCGCGAGGACTGGCAGCTGATCGAGAGCCTGCGCGTGCCCTCGGCCGTGGGGCAGATCCCGCTTGGCGTGGTGGCCGATGTGGTGTTGTCGCGGGGCGCGACCGAGATCGGCCGCTATGACCAGCAATACCGCACCACGGTCTCGGCCAACCTTGCCGATGGCGCACTTCTGGGTCCGGTGAGCGCCGAGGTGACGGCGCTGCAAAACGAGGTCGAGATGCCGCCGGGCACCTCGATTCAGGCGGCGGGCGATGCCGAAATCATGGCCGAGGTCTTTGGCGCCTTCGGGCTGGCGATGGGGTCGGGCATTCTGCTGGTCTATGTTGTGCTCGTGCTGCTGTTCCACAATTTCGTCACGCCCATTTCGATCCTCCTGTCACTGCCTCTGGCGATCGGTGGGGCGAT is a window of Paracoccus zhejiangensis DNA encoding:
- a CDS encoding chorismate mutase, which produces MTDATTRAASLLKEHRASIDRLDAIIVYTLAERFKHTQSVGRLKAEHDLPPSDPAREAVQIERLERLAREADLDPEFARKFLNFVIAEVIRHHETFQS
- the rpsP gene encoding 30S ribosomal protein S16, which translates into the protein MAMKIRLARGGSKKRPHYAIVATDSRMPRDGRFLEKLGTYNPLLPKDSEDRIKMDIERVQHWLGQGAQPTDRVARFLEAAGVTAKTERKNLKKGEPGKAAKERAEKKAARAAAPAEESAE
- a CDS encoding RrF2 family transcriptional regulator yields the protein MITQKMKYALKALIVLAEERAGPNGALQIEEIARRSGAPKRFLEHILLQIRDAGIIASIRGRKGGYRMIRDPGEVPLEPLMRRIEGPLAPLPCLSRSAYQRCEDCVDEATCQLRRMFSGIFWSYLLLVESLTLADLVGEPGHKLLTDPAEASPEG
- the rimM gene encoding ribosome maturation factor RimM (Essential for efficient processing of 16S rRNA) is translated as MASAGRICVGAIAGAFGVRGEVRLKSFTSEPRDIASYGPLSSEDGKRSFTISLTRPVTGGFGARLTGVDTREAAEALKGVTLWAPREVLPSLPDDEFYHTDLIGLEVVDTGGQALGRVRAIYDHGAGDILEVVGREILLLPFTRAVVPTVDLTAGRIVADPPGEDNDPAEGEGA
- the rpmE gene encoding 50S ribosomal protein L31 — its product is MRKDIHPDYHMIEVKMTDGTTFSVRSTWGKEGDTMSLDIDPTSHPAWTGGSAKLMDTGGRVSKFKNKYAGLGF
- a CDS encoding efflux RND transporter permease subunit yields the protein MNLSTWSIKHPVPPIAIFLVLLIVGLFSFQRLPVTAMPNIDLPIVNVTVVQPGAAPSELTAQIIQPIEDSIAAVTGVRHIHSTASDSAATITVEFELEIDSDRAVNDIKDAVSNVRSDLPESIVEPIVQRVDVESFPILTYAVSDPTQTIEELSRFVDDVIDRELSTVDAVGKTERIGGAEREIKVELDPDRLLAQGLTAAEISNQLVAKNIDLGGGRGDLAGSEYSIRTLGAANTVELLAATPIAIANGATIRLDQLGEVIDGASEERSFALLNGQPVVAFGVYRASGKSDLVAGDGTKAKLAEIAGRYPDTRITLIDDSTTYTSSSYHSAMETLYEGAALAVIVVFLFLRNWRATLIAAVALPLSIIPTFFVMDWLGFTLNGISLLGITLVTGILVDDAIVEIENIVRHINMGMPPYEASEEAATEIGMTVIAISFSIVAVFAPVSFMGGIPGQYFKQFGLTVAVSVLFSLLVARIITPMLAAYFIRDRAHPEVQRDGFMMRGLMRILRWTMRHRGLTLLAGLGVFAGSIFSATLLPTEFIPASDYGRSQIELELPPGSTIGETEDAARAISAMVRETPEVQSVFVNGGGAAITKSRLMINYGPKDSRERSQFVLEAELKDRLADVPDLRINFQNENGQNDFTISVLGETEEGAALAAERLVEKMKTLPSLEGVTSSASLQRPEIQILPRADVAAQLGVSASALATTLRVATLGDTESNLAKFNTGQEQVPIVVRLNRAAREDWQLIESLRVPSAVGQIPLGVVADVVLSRGATEIGRYDQQYRTTVSANLADGALLGPVSAEVTALQNEVEMPPGTSIQAAGDAEIMAEVFGAFGLAMGSGILLVYVVLVLLFHNFVTPISILLSLPLAIGGAILALYITGNSISMAVVIGFLMLMGIVTKNAIMLVEFALTSMGEGTPKREAILDAVHKRARPIVMTTIAMSAGMVPSALAVGEGGEFRAPMAIAVIGGLLLSTVLSLLFVPSLFSVVHGSQHRVFGWIGRKIGLNRARTLPAE
- a CDS encoding GNAT family N-acetyltransferase; this encodes MTTLSVDIPVIETERLILREPRLSDLDAMIAFGVSDRTQYVGGKFEPWQSWGALNASIGHWITRGFGWWMLEDKASGQTAGRVGVGYHLDWPEPELGWHIYEGFESKGLAHEAALAARNHAQGQMGLGPLISLIDHGNIRSQRLAERLGAVIETPDFRIRGASCAIYRHPAGVV
- a CDS encoding GNAT family N-acetyltransferase produces the protein MSAPTLTTGRLTLRPHDMTDFPAYSAVMQSDRAIHMGGPYDLAHAWMWFASDVAQWPLKGCGALAVTETATGRLVGQVILNDLPHYPEREIGWLAFDEGQGYLTEAAARLRDYAFDDLGWPTLVSYIDADNSRSIALARRLGAQLDAAAARPGPEDLVFRHARTVA
- a CDS encoding efflux RND transporter periplasmic adaptor subunit, which gives rise to MKTYLLIAMAALALSRPVWAEVSAATTTTEPSIPSVTVATAAMTEMQARVLLSGTLVARQEALIFPQVSGFEITELLVEAGDTVETGQVLARLSRDTLAAQLAQAEAEYQRAEASVSQAQSAIASAEATRVQAVATLDRVRRLRSSGSASQAALDDAVAAEAGAQAQAASAADGLAVARAALAQAEAARGIARLNLARTDITAPTDGVIVERQAELGAIAGSGGDPLFRLITGGEIELSAEVIETALHQLSVGDPAEIEVAGVGLVQGRVRLLPARVDPVTRLGSLRIALDPDPGLRTGLFANGAVITARREAVAVPAPAVLADDEGEWVLLVRDGTVERREVKAGILWQAQREIVTGLEAGETVIARSGAFFRDGDRVKPVTAKGAQPAAAEAVEAEVGGEKP
- a CDS encoding division plane positioning ATPase MipZ — translated: MAHIIVVGNEKGGSGKSTTSMHVATALARMGHRIAGLDLDVRQRSFGRYLENRMAFMAREGIELPTPELAFMAEGADPLSPVLAELDPRCDFILLDCPGSHTKLSQMAHALADTLITPLNDSFIDFDLLAHMSPDGDVLGPSIYAEMVWAARQMRGQAGAGPIDWLVLRNRLGTQAMHNKRKVGDALTNLSRRIGFRVAPGFSERVIFRELFPRGLTLLDLKDIGTEALNMSNIAARQELRDLIAELKLPNVTVTF
- the trmD gene encoding tRNA (guanosine(37)-N1)-methyltransferase TrmD, which gives rise to MSDTPSKSHGRLTIRPSLKPRELITEPQVKGAWTVNIVTLFPEAFPGTLGLSLTGKALAEGLWNLRTIPLREHGIGKHRNVDDTPAGGGAGMVIRPDVMASALDQADPRLPVLYLSPRGRPFTQARARALAEGPGATLICGRFEGVDQRVLEARGIEEVSIGDYVLTGGELAAQVLIDATVRLIPRVLGNQASLTEESFSEGLLEHPQYTRPAEWEGRRIPDVVMSGNHAAIAAWRREQAESLTKERRPDLWRAFAETQVDPTKDRQLSGASDQSRGYREHEKD
- the rplS gene encoding 50S ribosomal protein L19, encoding MNLIAQLEAEQIAELGKTIPDFKAGDTIRVGYKVTEGTRTRVQNYEGVCISRKGGSGIAASFTVRKISFGEGVERVFPLYSTNIDSIEVVRRGRVRRAKLYYLRDRRGKSARIAEKTNYKPKSGADAKA